In the genome of Lonchura striata isolate bLonStr1 chromosome 22, bLonStr1.mat, whole genome shotgun sequence, one region contains:
- the ABCA2 gene encoding ATP-binding cassette sub-family A member 2 isoform X3: MGFLHQLHLLLWKNVTLKRRSPWVLAFEIFIPLVLFFILLGLRQKKPTIPVKEAFYTAAPLTSAGILPVMQSLCPDGQRDEFGFLQYSNSTVTQILEHLSEAVEQSSLFDPQHPGLEEELESLRRHLEALSSPEPSSMETHFSSQAGSSFTLAWAAKDQGELRRFLMQNLSLPNSTTELLLGSSIDLREVYRQFFDSFPLVPDETRERDLWDEFGPSKKMTQLEKSLPSGWRSLQERVVHRVLQDPVAAPHRPALLRMLSQALGLTSTAVAPAISDSPQAIVTEMENVLFTGPALEQVTCEQYPGGLHRLLRVSPRQQPLLAAYRALACNGSRTIRQERFAQLASELQKQLDTPKIVSRLKLEEVNSTATQHRLRALLEDLVEMEKVLQDMDILSALAKLLPRGACASKAVPPTANSTSWASTNATAGNATAEEEESAGESLSGTDSRQGQFSAFVQLWAGLQPILCGNNRTIEPEALKQGNMSSLGFTSKEQRNLGLLVHLMTSNPKILYAPVGTEVDKVILKANETFAFVGNVTHYARAWLNISPEIRAYLEEGRLQRRIHWLQQLTADLHKHPEILNVSDSDVLHNFLNGNFSLPNASVLLQQLDTIDNAACGWVRFMAKVSVDIFKGFPDEESIVNYTLNQAYQDNVTVFASVIFQTNRDGSLPPHVTYKIRQNSSFTEKTNEIRRAYWRPGPNTGGRFYFLYGFVWIQDMMERALINTFVGHDVVEPGNYVQMFPYPCYTRDDFLFVIEHMMPLCMVISWVYSVAMMIQHIVTEKEHRLKEVMKMMGLNNAVHWVAWFITGFVQLSISVTALTAILKYGRVLMHSDVLIIWLFLAIYAVATIMFCYVPYMYVAIREEVAHDKITAFEKCIASLMSTTAFGLGSKYFALYEVAGVGIQWHTFSQSPVEGDDFNLLLSMMMLVVDAMVYGVLTWYIEAVHPGMFGLPRPWYFPFQKSYWLGNGRVETWEWTWPWSRNTRFSIMEEDQACAMESRRLAEETRGIEEEPTHLPLVVCIDKLTKVYKTDKKLALNKLSLNLYENQVVSFLGHNGAGKTTTMSILTGLFPPTSGSATIYGHDIRTEMDKIRKNLGMCPQHNVLFDRLTVEEHLWFYSQLKSMAEEEIRKEMDKMIEDLELSNKRHCQVQTLSGGMKRKLSVAIAFVGGSRAVILDEPTAGVDPYARRAIWDLILKYKPGRTILLSTHHMDEADLLGDRIAIISHGKLKCCGSPLFLKSTYGDGYKLTVVKKQSDTRNGTEPGHSPLSHSSVSPCSEPRVSQFIKKYVASCLLISDTNTELSYILPSEAVKKGCFERLFQHLEQNLEELDLTSFGLMDTTLEEVFLKVSEEDQSLENSDVDMKESKDTLQPPSSELGPKSEANGEPLAEAAVPEKPEVELSNLVTCSNLAQSQASLRSVSSVGSVRGDEGGAYSEFFGDYAPLFDNRQDPDNISLQEQEAEVEAEDRDLAGRGSFKLEGSWLKLRQFHGLIIKRFHCAKRNTKALFSQILLPAFFVCVAMTVALSVPEIGDLPPLILSPSQYHNYTQPKGNFIPYANEERHEYRIRLSPDASPQQLVNTFHLPSGVGATCVLKTPFNNTLDQPMQTLNLNSNESKMLAAKYFDAMCIDSFTQGLPLSNFVPPPPSPAPSDYPMSMDEDLLHAWNSTTFSTVKGTVTSAPALPRIIHEPIKCTCSMQGTGFSCPSGVGGHPPQMKVVTGDILTDITGRNVSEYLLYTSDRFRLHRYGALTFGNVQKSIPASFGARAPATVRKIAVRRTAQVFYNNKGYHSMPTYLNALNNAILRANLPKSKGNPAAYGITVTNHPMNKTSASLSLDYLLQGTDVVIAIFIIVAMSFVPASFVVFLVAEKATKAKHLQFVSGCDPVIYWLANYMWDMLNYLVPATCCIIILFVFDLPAYTSPTNFPAVLSLFLLYGWSITPIMYPASFWFEVPSSAYVFLIVINLFIGITATVATFLLQLFEHDKDLKVVNSYLKSCFLVFPNYNLGHGLMEMAYNEYINEYYAKIGQFDKMKSPFEWDIVTRGLVAMTIEGFVGFFITIMCQYNFFRKPQRLPVSTKPIEDDIDVANERHRVLRGDADNDMLKIENLTKVYKSRKIGRILAVDRLCVGVRPGECFGLLGVNGAGKTTTFKMLTGDESTTGGEAFINGHSILKELLQVQQSLGYCPQFDALFDELTAQEHLELYTRLRGIPWKDEERVVKWALKKLELTKYADKPASTYSGGNKRKLSTAIALIGYPAFIFLDEPTTGMDPKARRFLWNLILDVIKTGRSVVLTSHSMEECEALCTRLAIMVNGRLKCLGSIQHLKNRFGDGYMITVRTKSSLNVKEVVRFFNRNFPEAVLKERHHTKAQYQLKSDQISLAQVFSKMEQVVDVLGIEDYSVSQTTLDNVFVNFAKKQSDNLEQQETSPSSVLQSPLEHVLSLLRPRTAPTELRALMVEEQEDLETDDEGLISFEEERAQLSFNTDTLC, from the exons ATGGGCTTCCTGCATCAGCTCCATCTTCTGCTCTGGAAGAACGTGACACTGAAACGGCGCAGCCCG TGGGTGCTGGCCTTCGAGATCTTCATCCCTCTGGTGCTCTTCTTCATCCTCCTGGGGCTGCGGCAGAAGAAGCCAACCATTCCTGTGAAGGAAG CTTTCTACACGGCGGCCCCACTCACATCAGCCGGGATCCTGCCAGTCATGCAGTCCCTGTGCCCTGACGGCCAGCGTGATGAGTTTGGCTTTCTGCAGTACTCCAACTCCAC GGTGACACAGATTCTGGAGCACCTCAGCGAGGCAGTAGAGCAAAGCAGCCTCTTCGACCCACAGCATCCAGGActggaggaggagctggagtcGCTGCGCCGGCACCTGGAGGccctcagcagccctgagcccagctccatggagacccaCTTCAGCAGCCAAGCAG GGTCTAGCTTCACACTGGCTTGGGCGGCCAAAGACCAGGGTGAGCTGCGTCGCTTCCTGATGCAGAACCTCTCCCTCCCCAACAGCACaactgagctgctcctgggctccAGTATTGACCTGCGGGAG GTGTACCGGCAGTTTTTTGATTCCTTTCCTTTGGTACCTGATGAGACCCGTGAGCGAGACCTGTGGGATGAGTTTGGCCCGAGCAAGAAGATGACACAGCTGGAG AAGAGTCTACCCAGTGGCTGGAGAAGCCTGCAGGAACGGGTGGTTCACAGGGTGCTGCAGGACCCAGTGGCAGCCCCACACCGTCCAGCACTGCTCCGCATGCTCTCCCAGGCTCTGGGCctcaccagcactgctgtggcACCTGCCATCTCTGATAGCCCCCAGGCCATTGTCACCGAGATGGAG AATGTCCTCTTCACTGGGCCAGCGCTGGAGCAGGTGACATGTGAGCAGTACCCAGGGGGACTGCACCGCCTTCTGCGCGTGtcccccaggcagcagccactgctggcaGCATACCGGGCACTGGCCTGCAATGGCAGCCGAACTATCCGCCAGGAGCGCTTTGCCCAGCTGGCCTCCGAGCTCCAGAAGCAGCTGGACACCCCCAAGATAGTCAGCAGG CTGAAGCTGGAGGAAGTGAACAGCACAGCCACCCAGCACCGCCTCCGTGCCCTCCTCGAGGACTTGGTGGAGATGGAGAAGGTTCTCCAGGACATGGACATCCTCTCAGCACTGGCTAAGCtgctgcccaggggagcctgtgCCAGCAAGGCTGTGCCACCCACGGCCAACAGCACCAGCTGGGCCAGCACCAATGCCACGGCTGGCAATGCCAcggcagaggaggaagagagcgcTGGGGAGAGCCTGTCTGGCACTGACAGCCGCCAGGGGCAGTTCTCAGCGTTCGTGCAGCTCTGGGCGGGGCTGCAGCCCATCCTCTGCGGGAACAACCG GACCATTGAGCCTGAGGCACTAAAGCAGGGCAACATGAGCTCGCTGGGCTTCACCAGCAAGGAGCAGCGAAACTTGGGCCTCCTTGTGCATCTGATGACCagcaaccccaaaatcctgtatGCACCTGTGGGCACTGAAGTTGACAAGGTCATCCTGAAG GCCAACGAGACCTTCGCCTTTGTGGGCAATGTCACCCACTACGCCAGGGCATGGCTGAACATCTCCCCTGAGATCCGAGCCTACCTGGAGGAGGGCAGGCTGCAGAGGCGCATCCACTGGCTCCAGCAG TTGACCGCTGACCTCCACAAGCACCCAGAGATCCTGAATGTCTCTGACAGTGATGTTCTCCACAACTTTCTCAATGGCAACTTCTCCCTGCCCAATGCCAGcgtcctgctccagcagctggataCCATTGACAATGCTGCCTGCGGCTGGGTCCGCTTCATGGCCAAG GTCAGTGTGGACATCTTCAAAGGCTTCCCAGATGAAGAGAGCATTGTCAACTACACGCTGAACCAAGCCTATCAGGACAATGTCACGGTCTTTGCCA GCGTCATCTTCCAGACTAACAGGGATGGCTCATTGCCTCCCCATGTCACATACAAGATCCGTCAGAATTCCAGCTTCACAGAGAAGACCAACGAGATCCGGCGGGCATATTGGCGGCCTGGCCCCAACACTGGCGGCCGCTTCTACTTCCTCTATGGCTTTGTCTGGATCCAGG ACATGATGGAGCGTGCCCTCATCAACACATTTGTTGGCCACGATGTGGTGGAGCCTGGCAACTATGTACAGATGTTCCCGTACCCATGTTATACCCGAGATGA CTTTCTCTTTGTCATTGAGCACATGATGCCCCTCTGCATGGTGATCTCCTGGGTCTATTCAGTGGCCATGATGATTCAGCACATCGTGACAGAGAAGGAGCATCGCCTGAAAGAG GTGATGAAGATGATGGGCCTGAACAATGCGGTGCACTGGGTGGCTTGGTTCATCACTGGCTTTGTCCAGCTCTCCATCTCAGTCACGGCCCTCACTGCCATTCTCAAGTACGGCAGGGTCTTGATGCATAGCGACGTCCTCATCATATGGCTCTTCCTTGCCATCTATGCTGTGGCCACCATCATGTTCTG CTATGTGCCCTACATGTATGTGGCCATCCGGGAGGAGGTAGCCCATGACAAGATCACGGCCTTTGAGAAGTGCATTGCG TCCCTCATGTCCACCACGGCCTTTGGGTTGGGCTCCAAGTACTTTGCGCTGTATGAGGTGGCTGGTGTGGGTATCCAGTGGCACACCTTCAGCCAGTCACCTGTGGAAGGAGATGACTTCAACCTCCTGCTGTCCATGATGATGCTGGTCGTGGATGCCATGGTGTATGGGGTGCTTACGTGGTACATCGAGGCTGTGCACCCGG GCATGTTCGGCCTGCCACGGCCCTGGTACTTCCCTTTCCAGAAGTCTTATTGGCTGGGCAATGGGCGCGTGGAGACCTGGGAGTGGACCTGGCCATGGTCACGCAACACCCGCTTCAGCATCATGGAGGAGGATCAGGCCTGTGCCATGGAAAGCCGGAGGCTGG CAGAGGAGACAAGGGGCATCGAGGAGGAGCCAACCCACCTCCCCTTAGTCGTCTGCATTGACAAGCTCACCAAAGTCTACAAGACAGACAAGAAGCTGGCGCTAAACAAGCTGAGCCTCAACCTCTACGAGAACCAGGTTGTGTCCTTCCTGGGGCACAATGGTGCAGGCAAGACCACCACCAT GTCCATCCTCACTGGCTTGTTCCCTCCAACATCGGGCTCTGCTACCATCTATGGCCATGATATCCGTACGGAGATGGACAAGATCCGGAAGAACCTCGGCATGTGTCCCCAGCATAATGTGCTCTTTGACAGGCTGACAGTGGAGGAGCATCTCTGGTTCTACTCACAGCTCAAGAGCATGGCGGAGGAGGAGATCCGCAAGGAGATGGACAA gatGATCGAGGACCTGGAACTCTCCAACAAACGGCACTGCCAGGTGCAGACTCTCTCAGGCGGCATGAAGAGGAAGCTGTCGGTGGCCATTGCCTTTGTGGGTGGGTCGCGGGCGGTTATCTTGGATGAGCCCACAGCTGGTGTAGACCCATATGCCCGAAGGGCCATCTGGGACCTCATCCTCAAGTACAAGCCag GGAGGACCATCTTGCTCTCCACACACCACATGGATGAGGCTGACCTGCTGGGGGACCGCATCGCCATCATCTCCCATGGCAAGCTCAAGTGCTGTGGTTCCCCGCTGTTCCTCAAGAGCACCTATGGTGATGGCTACAAGCTGACGGTGGTGAAGAAGCAGTCAGACACCAGGAATGGCACAG AGCCAGGCCACAGCCCCCTGAGCCACTCCTctgtcagcccctgctctgagcctCGTGTCTCCCAGTTCATCAAGAAGTATGTGGCCTCCTGCCTCCTCATCTCAGACACCAACACAGAGCTCTCCTACATCCTGCCCAGTGAGGCTGTCAAGAAGGGCTGTTTTGAGAGACTCTTCCAG CACTTGGAGCAGAACCTGGAAGAGCTGGACCTCACCAGTTTTGGGCTGATGGACACCACGCTGGAGGAGGTCTTCCTGAAGGTGTCTGAGGAAGACCAGTCTCTGGAGAACAGTGACGTGG ACATGAAGGAGTCCAAGGATACCCTGCAACCACCTTCTTCTGAGCTGGGTCCAAAGTCTGAAGCCAACGGGGAGCCCCTGGCTGAAGCGGCCGTGCCAGAGAAGCCCGAGGTGGAGCTCAGCAACCTGGTGACCTGCTCCAATCTGGCGCAGTCGCAGGCATCCCTGCGCTCAGTGTCCTCGGTGGGGTCTGTGCGTGGCGATGAAGGTGGGGCTTATTCTGAATTCTTTGGGGATTACGCGCCCCTGTTCGATAACCGGCAAGACCCCGATAACATCAGTCTGCAAG AGCAAGAAGCAGAGGTGGAAGCAGAGGACCGTGACCTGGCAGGTCGGGGAAGCTTCAAGCTGGAAGGCTCATGGCTGAAGCTGCGCCAGTTCCATGGGCTGATCATCAAACGCTTCCACTGTGCCAAGCGCAACACCAAGGCCCTCTTCTCACAGATCCTCCTGCCTGCCTTTTTTGTCTGTGTGGCCATGACTGTGGCGCTCTCCGTGCCCGAAATAG GTGACCTGCCACCCCTCATCCTCTCGCCATCCCAATACCACAACTACACTCAGCCCAAGGGCAACTTCATTCCTTATGCCAACGAGGAGCGGCATGAGTACCG CATTAGGCTGTCTCCCGAtgccagccctcagcagctggtGAACACTTTCCATCTGCCCTCTGGTGTGGGGGCCACCTGTGTGCTCAAGACACCCTTTAACAACACACTGGACCAGCCCATGCAGACCCTCAACCTCAATAGCAATGAGTCCAAAATGCTGGCAGCCAAGTACTTCGATGCCATGTGCATCGACTCCTTCACCCAGGGCCTTCCGCTCTCCAACTTTGTGCCACCACCTCCatccccggctccctctgactACCCCATGTCAATGGATGAGGACCTGCTCCATGCCTGGAACTCTACAACCTTCTCCACTGTTAAAG GGACTGTGacctcagcccctgccctgccccgcaTCATCCATGAGCCCATCAAGTGCACATGCTCCATGCAGGGCACCGGCTTCTCCTGCCCTAGTGGCGTGGGGGGCCATCCCCCACAGATGAAGGTGGTGACAGGGGACATCCTGACAGACATCACAGGGCGCAACGTCTCTGAATATCTGCTCTACACCTCGGACCGCTTCCGGCTGCACAG GTATGGGGCGCTCACGTTTGGAAACGTCCAGAAATCCATCCCGGCCTCCTTTGGAGCCAGGGCTCCGGCCACAGTGCGCAAGATTGCTGTGCGCAGAACAGCTCAG GTCTTCTACAACAACAAGGGCTACCACAGCATGCCCACTTACCTCAATGCCCTCAATAACGCCATCCTGAGAGCCAACCTGCCCAAGAGCAAGGGCAACCCTGCTGCCTACG GCATCACAGTCACCAATCACCCCATGAACAAAACGAGTGCCAGCCTGTCCCTGGATTACCT CCTGCAAGGCACAGATGTGGTGATTGCCATCTTCATCATTGTGGCCATGTCCTTCGTCCCAGCCAGCTTTGTGGTATTCCTGGTGGCTGAAAAGGCCACCAAGGCCAAACACCTGCAGTTTGTGAGCGGCTGTGACCCTGTCATCTACTGGTTGGCCAACTACATGTGGGACATG CTAAACTACCTGGTGCCAGCCACGTGCTGCATCATCATCCTGTTCGTGTTTGACCTCCCAGCATATACCTCTCCCACCAACTTCCCCGCTgtcctctccctcttcctgcTCTATGG CTGGTCCATCACCCCTATCATGTACCCGGCCTCCTTCTGGTTTGAGGTGCCCAGCTCTGCTTATGTCTTCCTCATTGTCATCAACCTCTTCATTGGCATCACAGCCACTGTCGCCAcgttcctgctgcagctctttgAGCACGACAAG GACCTGAAGGTGGTAAACAGCTACCTGAAGAGCTGCTTCCTTGTGTTCCCTAACTACAACCTGGGCCATGGCCTGATGGAGATGGCCTACAATGAATACATCAATGAGTACTATGCCAAAATTG GGCAGTTTGATAAAATGAAATCACCCTTTGAATGGGACATCGTGACACGGGGGCTTGTTGCCATGACAATTGAAGGCTTTGTTGGCTTCTTCATCACCATCATGTGCCAGTACAATTTCTTCCGGAAGCCCCA GCGCCTGCCTGTCTCCACCAAACCCATTGAGGATGACATTGATGTGGCCAATGAGAGGCACCGGGTCCTGCGTGGTGACGCCGACAATGACATGCTAAAGATCGAGAACCTCACGAAG gTGTACAAGTCCCGCAAGATTGGACGCATCCTGGCTGTGGACCGGCTGTGTGTGGGTGTGCGCCCTGGGGAGTGCTTTGGGCTGCTGGGCGTCAATGGTGCGGGCAAGACCACAACATTCAAGATGCTGACAGGGGATGAAAGCACCACAGGTGGAGAGGCCTTCATTAATGGACACAG CATCCTGAAGGAGCTCCTGCAGGTCCAGCAGAGCTTGGGCTACTGCCCCCAGTTCGATGCGCTCTTTGATGAGCTGACGGcccaggagcacctggagctcTACACCCGCCTGCGTGGCATCCCCTGGAAGGATGAGGAGCGG GTAGTCAAGTGGGCACTGAAGAAGCTGGAGTTGACCAAGTATGCAGACAAGCCTGCCAGCACCTACAGCGGGGGCAACAAGAGGAAGCTATCCACAGCCATCGCACTCATCGGATACCCAGCCTTCATCTTCCTG GATGAGCCAACCACAGGGATGGACCCCAAGGCACGGCGCTTCCTCTGGAACCTCATCCTGGATGTCATCAAAACGGGTCGCTCCGTGGTGCTTACATCTCACAG CATGGAGGAATGCGAGGCCCTCTGCACCCGCTTGGCCATCATGGTGAATGGGCGGCTCAAGTGTCTCGGCAGCATTCAGCACCTGAAGAACAG GTTCGGTGATGGCTACATGATCACAGTGCGCACCAAGTCCAGCCTCAATGTCAAGGAGGTGGTGAGGTTCTTCAACCGTAATTTCCCTGAGGCTGTCCTCAAG GAGCGTCATCACACCAAGGCCCAGTACCAGCTGAAGTCGGACCAGATCTCACTGGCACAGGTCTTCAGCAAGATGGAACAGGTGGTGGATGTGCTGGGTATTGAAGACTACTCTGTCAGCCAAACTACACTGGACAAT GTGTTTGTGAATTTTGCCAAGAAGCAAAGTGACAACCTAGAGCAGCAGGAGACCAGCCCCAGCAGTGTCCTGCAGTCACCCCTGGAGCATGTGCTGAGTCTGCTGCGCCCCCGCACCGCACCCACTGAGCTGCGGGCCCTCATGGTGGAGGAGCAGGAAGACCTGGAGACTGATGACGAAGGCCTCATCAGCTTTGAGGAGGAGAGG gCTCAGCTCTCCTTCAACACGGACACTCTGTGCTGA